The Streptomyces vinaceus genome contains the following window.
CGACTCCTTCAAGGGCGCGTACATGAACAGGAGCAGGCCACGGCGGCGCGCCACGTGACGGGCTGCCGGGCACGGCCGCGCGGGCACGCTGGGGTGCCGGGGCGCCGGTCGGGGCTAAAGCCCGCGGGAGTGCAGGGGGTGACGCGGCGGCCTGTGCAGGCCCATCCCGGTCAGCGCGTGCTTGGCGGACTCTTCAGTGAGCCACTCACGGATTGCCGCCGGGGCAGCGAAGGCGCAGTGCCTGACCCTGAGCCTGATGTGAGTGGTCACAGGAGAGACCCAACAGGCTGTCGGTAAGCCATGTAAAGAGGCGAAATGCGGCCAATCGGGCGGGGACTCTCACCCCTTGAATGGCGGATCGTTTCCTCCCATACGAAGAAAGGATTCTCCGCCGAACCGTTCCGGCTCGGACGCGCGGGGCCAAGTTCACCCGCCCAGCCGGTAGTACACGCCCGCACGCCCCGACCTTGGCCGGCGCAGCCGCAGCACACATGCGTACCGCGACGGCGCCTTCATCTCAAGAGGACCCTGGAGCGGAAAGACCGAGGTGCGGCGGGAACCCGCGACGTCCGCGGCGGGGGCTCTGCGTTGTGCAGTCCCGGCAGGCAGAAGGATGCACGCCCCGGGAGCGCGACGCCGAGCCGCGCTCCAGTCCGGCCGCTTCCTTTTGCCCCTCAGGTCCCGCCTGCCGCGCCGCGCGCGGGTCAGCCGCGCGCGGCGCGCCCAGAGGGACCCGGGCCTGAGACGGTGCGGGGAGGGTGGGCCGTAGTTGGTCAGGTGGGGTCGTCCTCTGGTGTGGTGTGCCAGATGGACCAGCATTCGTCGAGGTCGGCCGAGGCGGCGCCGGGGCGGTTCTCGAAATGGGCGGTGGAGATCGCCGCGCGCAGCTCGTCGAGGCTGTGGAGGTAGTCCTCGGCGAACAGTCGGCTCTCCGCGTCGGCGGGGGAGGCTGGCCGCAGTGCCAGGAGCCGGCGCTTCCACCGGCTGAAAACGATCACCAGAGCGATCCAGACGACCCAGGAACTGAGAACGGCCAGGATCATGTCGAGGCCGCCCGGGGCGGCCCGTGCCTGTGCGCGACGCGCATGGCTTGTTCCTTGAGGGGGAGGAGAGCGGAATACCTATGGGCGTGCGATACGCAGGCGCGAGGCATGCCCTCATCAGACACTGCAGTCGCGGAATTAATCCTTCCGTTTGATGGTCGGCGGGGCCATCCCCGGAACAGGTGGTCGCTGGATCGAGCCTCTGACGCCTTTGCCTGACGGCCGGGCCCTTGCCCCCTCAAAGCAGCCCCCAAGTCGCTGACGCTCGCTCCGTCTCCCTTCATGTCGCAGATACGCACTGCCCTCGAAGTCGAAGCCGCGCCGCGTACCCGCGGCGGAGTCCGTAGCCGTGGACAAGCCGCTTGCGGCTCATGGGGGCCTCTCGGTGGTGCGGTTGACCGTATCGCCGACGGCAGGCATCAGCCTCGGGATCAGCAGCCGCGCTCACCGCCGCACGCACTGGCGCGCCTTCCACCCCGCCCGCGGCGACCGCGCCTGCCCCTGTGGCCCTGGCAACCGGTCCGTCTGCAGCCATCACTGAGGCAGCCCGGTTCCCACGCCACGCAGTCCTTGACCGTCACACCGACCCAGCAACTCCGGAAAGCCGGCCGATAGCATGTCCGCCCTCCTCAGCCCGAGCGTGGCAAACCGGGCAGCCCCGCCACTCGGCGGGGCCCAATTCAGCACAGTGGCCTGTAATCAGGCTCCGCATTCCGCCCTGTGCCAGGCCAATTCCCGCTGGTCGGCGGAGTGCACATCGGGCCGCGCCCCGAAAGGATGGACTCGTTCAGCCACACCCGTCCATACGCATACATCACCCGTATCCAAGGAATGCACATGAAGATCAAGTCCCTGTCCCTGCTCACAGTTGCCGTGTTCGGCGTGATGGCCCTGGGAGCGGCTCCCTCGCAAGCGGCCGGCGGAACATACTCCTGCAAGGGCTACGCCGACATGGGCAAGACGGGCAGTCCGACGGCGTACTCGACCTGCAAGGCCGACGGCAACGGAAAGAGGGTGGCCCAGCACCGTGTGGTCCTCAAGTGTGACCAGGTGCAAGGCGCCCGTGAATCGGTGGTGACCTACACTCGCTACGGCAACTGGGCAGGCCCGAATGAGCGGTCAAACGTCGCCTGCGCGAAGACCAAGAACTTCCTTCGCGGCGTGAGCGTCGAGACCAAGTAGTCTGAACCCCGGCCGTCGTGCCCGTGCCCCCACTCTGCCTGAGCACGTGCAGGGCACCGCGATAGAGCCCGGGTGTCGCCGTACTCGCTATGCCGCTCGGAACGAGCTCACCCGCTCCGTGCCCGACAGCGTGAACCGCTGGCTTGAGTCCGTCCGGCCGCCGACTGCTGGGCAGCCGGCGCGGCTGTCAGTGCCCCTCGCTGATACCGCACACCAGGCCCTGGCGAGCACAGATCCGGGGACGCCAAGGGTTACAAGCAGCGGGAAGCAGCCACGCCGGTTCTCTTCGTGTCCGGCATACGCCCTGTCGTGCCGGCTCCGGCGGCTATACCGTTAGCGGGTTCTCGACCCGTGGGAGGTCTGCTGTGTCAGGGATCGTGGAGGGCAAGCACCGGTCACCGATCGGTGACGATGGGCATCAGCCCAACCGGCCTGTCCCACCTCCTCCGCCCCCGCCTCCACCACCTCCCCCGCCGCCCGGCAACCAGGGTCCGACGGGGTAGCCGTGCCGCCACCCCGGATGCCCCCGCTACCGGCGCGCTCCTCGACGGGCTGCTCGGCCAGGTCGCCGAGCAGCTCGGCCGACCCCTGCCCGCGCGCCTGCGGAAGGCCTTCCACCGTGTGCCGCGCCACCGGTTCCTGCCCGACCGGATCTGGCTGCGCGACGGATCGGGCGGCTACCGGTCCGTGGACCGGGCGACGGAGCCCGACGGCTGGCTGGCTGCGGCCTACACCGACCAACCGCTGGTCACCCGCTTCACCGACGGTCTGCCGTCCTCGTCGGCGTCCATGCCGTCGATGGTCGCCCGCATGCTCCTCCTGGCCGGCCTCACCGAACCCACCGGCCAAGGCCAAGCCCCACTCCGGGTGCTGGAGCTGGGCGCCGGGACCGGCTTCAACGCGGGACTGCTGTGCATCCTGGCCGGGGATGAGCAGGTCACCACGGTCGATCTCGACCCCACCCTCGCCGCTGGCGCGCAGGAGAACCTGAAGAGGGTCGGCCGGGCGCCGACGGTCGTGGCCGCGGACGGCGCCGGCGGATGGCCGCCGGGCGCCCCCTACGACGTCGTCCTGGCCACGTTCTCCGTCGACCACATCCCGCCCGAATGGCTGGCCGGGATCCGGCCGGCAGGCGGCCGCATCGTGACCCCCTGGACCTCGCCCTGGTGCAGCTACGGCACCCTCGAACTCACAGCCACGGATACCGGCCCCGCCCACGGACGCTTCCACTCCTTCGCCTCCTTCATGCCGATGGCACGCTCCCACGCCGAGTCCCGCCCGTCGACGACCGCGCCCGCGGGCGACGACAGCGCAGCCGCCTCGTCGACGGGGCTCTCGCCATGGGCGGTCGCGGGCGGCGACCTCGACGCCGAGTTCCACATCGGCCTCACCGTCCCCGACGCCTCGTACGCCTGGGACACCAGCGGCGACCACGCCCACACCCGCCTCCAGATCCAAGACGCGGCCACCGGCTCCTGGGCGACGGTCGACTACGACGGCCGCACCGCGGCCGACTTCACCGTGGCCCAAGCAGGACCCCGACAGCTGTGGGATGAGGTCACCGCCGCCTACTGGCGTTGGGAGGAGCTGGGCCGGCCGAGCGTCGACAGGTACGGCCTGACCATGACAACGGGTACGACCGTCGTGTGGGCGGGCTCTCCCGCGAGTCCCGTCGCCGAACGCTGATCTTCGAACTGACTTCGACGCCGAAGCACGCAGGCGTTCTCACATTTCGGCGGCATCACTTCCGGCGGGGAGGGCGTTCCTGCCACAGGACAGGCGATGCCGTATCTGCAACTCACCGTATGCGGATCGCCGTGCCCGTGGAATGATCGCCGCACCAGTCTGGCTTTGGGGGTGTGTGATGGCAGACGGGGGCGAACAGTACGAGGCGTCAGCGTCGGCTCTCGGTTATCTGTTCCAGTTCGCCAAAGCGCTGCACATGTGTATCGAACAGTGGATGAGCGCTGGCGCGGACTGGAGCGTCGCGGTGGAGGCCGCTGACGACATCGAGCAGCATGTGGGCTCCGTGACGGATCTTGTGCAACTCAAACAGCGCGCCGAAGGCGTGCGTTTGACGAACTTGTCGAAGGACCTGTGGAAGACACTTCGGATCTGGGCGGAGGGCGCTGCGGCGGGGCGCCTCGATCTCGACCACACGAATCTGTATCTGCTCACCACGGCCGAGCTCCCCAGGGGCAGCGTCGGTTTCCTCCTGCAGCATCGCGACAGCGGCCACCGTGACGAAGACACGGCCCTGAAGCTGCTCTGCACTGCCGCCACGACCTCGGACAGCAAGAGCAAGGCCATGAAGGAGTCGTTCGCCGCCTTCCTGGGGCTGGCCACCCGCGAGGTACCACTCCAGCGGGCGTTGCTCTCGCGGATCGAGGTCATCGGCGGTGCGGACGACATCGACGTTGTCCGTTCCTCCATGCGGGGCCTTGCTGGGTTGGCTGCCGGCCGCGACGCAGCTGAGTCCTTCCTCCAGAGACTGGAGGGCTGGTTCTACGACCGGGTGATCGAGCAGATGCGTACGCCCGGCGGCAACCCGGTCACCGGTGTCGAGTTCGACGAAGTTTTCACGGGACTCCAGCGGCAGTTCAGCTACGACAACCTTCCGATCGACCCCGACATCACTGGCATGACTGGCAACGTCAACGAGGAGACCGACAAGATCTTCGTCAGGCAGCTTGGTTTGATCGGAGTCGGATCGGAACGCATCGGCTACGCGGTGAGGGACTACGTCCGGGCCTTCGCGCAGCGGTCTCGGTGGCTGAACGAGAATCTGCTGCGCCCGGGCGAGATCGGCGAATACGAGCGCCGGCTCGTGGAGGAGTGGCAGTCCCGCTTCGCAGAAATGGCGGAAGAGCTGGGATCCGAGGCGACCGAGGAACAGAAGAAGAAGGAGGCAAGGACGATCTACCGGTGGGTCGACCGGGAAGCCCGCACCCAGATCCGCAACGGATGCCACGAGGTGTTCGTACCCAAGGGCTCGTACCACATGCTGGCCGACGAGTGCAGGGTCGGCTGGCACCCGGACTTCGCGGCCCGCCTCATGCAGCTCCTTGAACCGGTGGAGGCTCGCTGATGGACCTGAGCCGCGAAGAGCGAGTCCTGTACAACCCTGCCTTTACCGGGCTGCTGTGCACCCGCGCCGTGCAGGGCCACGCGATGCAGTACGAAGGCGCTGCATGCCCCCTGCCCGTGGCCGTCGTGGCCGCGGTGATGGCCCTTCAGCCCTCGATCAGATCTGTGCTTCCCGGCACGATGAAGACCGGTCTCATGAAGTGGCTCGACACGAACGAGGCCGTGCGCATCGCCATGAGCCGCAACGCCGCACCGATCGCTGGGGTGGTCCGTCCCGGACTGCTCTTCGCCCTCCAGGTCGGTGCCCTTCGGGCCCAAGGGAACGGGCTCAGTTTGGCGGCCGGGCCGACGACCAAGACCGTCAAGGGCGCCACCCAGCAGACCATCGCGATCCAGAATGCCGCCCTGCTCCTCGGGCGTTGGCTGCCCAGCACCGGCAGCCTGAGTACCGTCCTGACGCTTCTCGGAGTCAAACCGTGACGTTCCAGATCCAAGCGGTCACCATCTACGGCAAGCAGCCCGGTCAGATGCGTACCGTCCCCTTCCGGACAGGCAGCCTCAACATCGTTACGGGCGACTCCCGGCGCGGGAAAAGCGCACTGCTGACGATCATCGACTACTGCCTGGCCAGCACCGACTACCCCGTCAAGGCGGGCAAGGTCCGCGACTACGTCAGCGCCTACGCCGTCACCCTCATC
Protein-coding sequences here:
- a CDS encoding protein-L-isoaspartate O-methyltransferase family protein: MGISPTGLSHLLRPRLHHLPRRPATRVRRGSRAATPDAPATGALLDGLLGQVAEQLGRPLPARLRKAFHRVPRHRFLPDRIWLRDGSGGYRSVDRATEPDGWLAAAYTDQPLVTRFTDGLPSSSASMPSMVARMLLLAGLTEPTGQGQAPLRVLELGAGTGFNAGLLCILAGDEQVTTVDLDPTLAAGAQENLKRVGRAPTVVAADGAGGWPPGAPYDVVLATFSVDHIPPEWLAGIRPAGGRIVTPWTSPWCSYGTLELTATDTGPAHGRFHSFASFMPMARSHAESRPSTTAPAGDDSAAASSTGLSPWAVAGGDLDAEFHIGLTVPDASYAWDTSGDHAHTRLQIQDAATGSWATVDYDGRTAADFTVAQAGPRQLWDEVTAAYWRWEELGRPSVDRYGLTMTTGTTVVWAGSPASPVAER
- a CDS encoding ABC-three component system protein, translated to MADGGEQYEASASALGYLFQFAKALHMCIEQWMSAGADWSVAVEAADDIEQHVGSVTDLVQLKQRAEGVRLTNLSKDLWKTLRIWAEGAAAGRLDLDHTNLYLLTTAELPRGSVGFLLQHRDSGHRDEDTALKLLCTAATTSDSKSKAMKESFAAFLGLATREVPLQRALLSRIEVIGGADDIDVVRSSMRGLAGLAAGRDAAESFLQRLEGWFYDRVIEQMRTPGGNPVTGVEFDEVFTGLQRQFSYDNLPIDPDITGMTGNVNEETDKIFVRQLGLIGVGSERIGYAVRDYVRAFAQRSRWLNENLLRPGEIGEYERRLVEEWQSRFAEMAEELGSEATEEQKKKEARTIYRWVDREARTQIRNGCHEVFVPKGSYHMLADECRVGWHPDFAARLMQLLEPVEAR
- a CDS encoding three component ABC system middle component, which translates into the protein MDLSREERVLYNPAFTGLLCTRAVQGHAMQYEGAACPLPVAVVAAVMALQPSIRSVLPGTMKTGLMKWLDTNEAVRIAMSRNAAPIAGVVRPGLLFALQVGALRAQGNGLSLAAGPTTKTVKGATQQTIAIQNAALLLGRWLPSTGSLSTVLTLLGVKP